A single region of the Jatrophihabitans sp. GAS493 genome encodes:
- the murA gene encoding UDP-N-acetylglucosamine 1-carboxyvinyltransferase, which translates to MQVLRVTGGARLRGDVSVVGAKNSVLKLMAASLLAPGKTTLSNLPAISDVDIMNELLTRLGCEVVESSDGLVDSVAIDVPEDPSPEAPYELVRKIRGSICVLGPLLARTGRAKVALPGGDAIGSRPLDMHFAGLNRMGAEIHIEHGYIIAEAAQLHGAGIWLDFPSVGATENILTAAVLAKGTTVIDNAAREPEIVDLCHLLQSMGAQIGGVGSSTLEIDGVEALTPTSHRAVADRIVAGTWAIAAAATQGDVTVKGAVAAHLEIALDKLVRAGAQIDVQADGFRVQMHQRPKSFDVVTLPYPGLATDLQPQAIALLSIADGTSMITENLFEARFMFCDEIARMGADVRTDGHHAVVRGTQRLSGAPVRATDIRAGVGLVIAGLVAEGVTEVAEIHHIDRGYVRMEEQLRALGADVIRTESGVFGG; encoded by the coding sequence GTGCAGGTGCTACGAGTAACAGGTGGGGCCAGGCTACGCGGGGACGTCTCCGTGGTGGGGGCGAAGAACAGCGTCTTGAAGCTGATGGCCGCATCGCTGCTGGCCCCGGGAAAGACCACCCTGTCGAACCTGCCGGCCATCTCCGACGTCGACATCATGAACGAGCTGCTCACCCGGCTCGGCTGCGAAGTGGTTGAAAGCAGCGACGGCCTGGTCGACAGCGTCGCCATCGACGTGCCGGAGGACCCGAGCCCCGAGGCGCCCTACGAACTGGTCCGCAAGATCCGCGGCTCGATCTGCGTGCTCGGCCCCCTACTGGCCCGCACCGGGCGGGCCAAGGTGGCACTGCCGGGCGGTGATGCGATCGGCTCCCGGCCACTGGACATGCACTTCGCCGGGCTGAACCGCATGGGCGCCGAGATCCACATCGAGCACGGCTACATCATCGCCGAGGCGGCCCAGCTGCACGGAGCAGGGATCTGGCTGGACTTCCCGAGTGTCGGGGCCACCGAGAACATCCTGACCGCCGCGGTACTGGCCAAGGGCACCACGGTCATCGACAACGCGGCCCGCGAGCCGGAGATCGTCGATCTCTGCCACCTGCTCCAGTCGATGGGGGCGCAGATCGGTGGCGTGGGCTCCTCGACCCTGGAGATCGACGGAGTCGAGGCGCTGACACCGACGTCCCATCGAGCCGTGGCCGATCGAATCGTCGCGGGCACCTGGGCCATCGCCGCGGCCGCGACGCAGGGCGACGTCACCGTGAAGGGTGCCGTCGCCGCGCACCTGGAGATCGCGCTCGACAAGCTCGTGCGGGCCGGCGCTCAGATCGACGTTCAGGCCGACGGTTTCCGGGTACAGATGCACCAGCGTCCCAAGAGTTTCGACGTGGTCACGCTGCCTTACCCGGGCCTGGCCACCGACCTGCAGCCGCAGGCAATCGCGCTTCTCTCCATCGCCGACGGAACCTCGATGATCACCGAGAACCTGTTCGAGGCCCGATTCATGTTCTGTGACGAGATCGCCCGGATGGGTGCCGACGTCCGTACCGATGGCCACCACGCGGTTGTGCGCGGCACGCAGCGGCTCTCCGGTGCTCCGGTTCGGGCCACCGATATTCGGGCCGGCGTCGGGTTAGTGATCGCTGGGCTGGTCGCGGAGGGCGTGACCGAGGTCGCCGAGATCCATCACATCGACCGGGGCTACGTCCGCATGGAGGAGCAGTTGCGCGCCCTCGGGGCCGACGTCATCCGCACCGAATCCGGCGTCTTCGGCGGGTGA
- a CDS encoding SRPBCC family protein, protein MSHIYRFRSQWRLDAPPTAVYAALRDVAEYPRWWPQVRSARQLDDQSGEISCRSFLPYTLRFVATRDVEDPVALRLRARLRGDLNGFSEWIVESRSRVATTATFVEEVTLGSPTLRRVSAVTRPVMVANHSAMMRAGERGLRALLLPA, encoded by the coding sequence GTGAGTCACATCTACCGATTCCGCTCGCAGTGGCGGCTCGACGCGCCCCCGACCGCGGTCTACGCGGCACTGCGCGACGTCGCCGAATATCCGCGCTGGTGGCCCCAGGTTCGCAGCGCCCGGCAACTGGATGACCAATCGGGCGAGATCAGCTGCCGCAGCTTCCTGCCCTACACGCTGCGCTTCGTGGCCACCCGCGATGTCGAGGATCCGGTCGCGTTACGACTGCGGGCCCGACTCCGCGGTGATCTCAACGGATTCAGCGAGTGGATCGTGGAGTCCCGGAGCCGGGTCGCGACGACGGCGACCTTCGTTGAGGAAGTGACCCTGGGCAGCCCGACACTGCGGCGGGTCAGCGCCGTCACCCGACCGGTGATGGTCGCCAATCATTCGGCGATGATGCGGGCCGGTGAACGCGGTCTGCGAGCCCTGCTTCTGCCGGCCTGA
- a CDS encoding phosphoribosyltransferase gives MSELASQELRENLTWDLFGEASRELATAIADDGFRPDLILAIARGGLFAAGSLGYALDVKNLHVMNVEFYTGVDQRLEMPVMLPPVPQLVDLSGARVLIADDVADTGATLELVKQFCVGKVADVRCAVIYEKSRSTVKCEYVWRHTDQWINFPWSVLPPVVGTENRDA, from the coding sequence ATGAGCGAGCTCGCGAGCCAGGAACTGCGCGAGAACCTGACCTGGGACCTCTTCGGGGAGGCCAGCCGGGAGTTGGCGACGGCGATCGCCGATGACGGATTCCGCCCCGATCTCATCCTGGCGATCGCCCGGGGTGGCCTCTTCGCCGCTGGATCACTGGGCTACGCGCTCGATGTGAAGAACCTGCACGTGATGAATGTCGAGTTCTACACCGGTGTCGATCAGCGCCTGGAGATGCCGGTGATGCTGCCGCCGGTCCCCCAACTGGTCGATCTCTCGGGCGCAAGGGTGCTCATCGCCGACGACGTCGCCGACACCGGGGCCACCCTGGAGCTGGTGAAGCAGTTCTGTGTCGGCAAGGTGGCCGACGTGCGATGTGCCGTGATTTACGAGAAGTCCCGCTCCACGGTCAAGTGCGAATACGTCTGGCGCCACACCGATCAGTGGATCAATTTTCCGTGGTCAGTTCTGCCGCCGGTCGTCGGCACCGAGAATCGCGACGCCTAG
- a CDS encoding protein meaA: MPYPDDDTRDPAWVMRTYAGHSSPVESNALYRRNLAKGQTGLSVAFDLPTQTGYDPDAELARGEVGKVGVPISHIGDIRALFADIPLEKMNTSMTINAPAMYMLALYLTAAEEQAEASGLDPAEVRSKLAGTTQNDIIKEYLSRGTYVFPPAPSLRLITDMIAYTVANVPKWNPMNVCSYHLQEAGATPVQEVAFALCTAIAVLDSVRDSGQVPPEKFGDVVARISFFVNAGVRFVEEMCKLRAFGQLWDEITRERYGVTNAKQRRFRYGVQVNSLGLTEAQPENNVYRILLEMLAVTMSRDARARAVQLPAWNEALGLPRAWDQQWSIRMQQVLAYESDLLEYGDLFAGSTVVEAKVAEIAEGARAEVARVLEMGGAVAAVESGYMKSALVSSLADRRRRMESGEDIIVGLNKWTESEPNPLVGGADGGILTVDAAVEGAAKEAIVAWRAARDAEVVDEALRELRDAAKTDTNLMEASLVCARAGVTVGEWSGVLREVFGEYRAPTGVSAASGGGNASDLDGVRARVRQVGQELGRPLKFLVGKPGLDGHSNGAEQIAVRARDAGFEVVYSGIRLTPAQIVAAAVEEDVDVVGLSVLSGSHLSVVPDVVNGLRAAGLDDVPVVLGGIIPDADVPSLIESGVARVFTPKDFAITNVLDSVVDAIVEARAAHAAN; the protein is encoded by the coding sequence ATGCCCTACCCAGATGATGACACCCGCGATCCCGCCTGGGTGATGCGTACCTACGCCGGACACTCGTCGCCGGTCGAGTCCAACGCGCTCTACCGCCGCAACCTGGCCAAGGGACAGACCGGCCTCTCCGTCGCCTTCGACCTCCCGACCCAGACCGGCTACGACCCCGACGCCGAGCTGGCACGCGGTGAGGTCGGCAAGGTCGGCGTCCCCATCTCGCACATCGGTGACATCCGGGCCCTCTTCGCCGATATCCCGCTCGAGAAGATGAACACGTCGATGACGATCAACGCGCCGGCGATGTACATGCTCGCGCTTTATCTGACCGCGGCCGAGGAGCAGGCGGAGGCCAGCGGGCTGGACCCGGCCGAGGTGCGGTCCAAGCTGGCCGGGACCACCCAGAACGACATCATCAAGGAGTACCTGTCGCGGGGAACCTACGTCTTCCCGCCGGCTCCCTCGCTGCGTCTGATCACCGACATGATCGCCTACACGGTGGCCAACGTGCCCAAGTGGAACCCGATGAACGTCTGCAGCTACCACCTGCAGGAGGCGGGTGCGACGCCGGTGCAGGAGGTCGCCTTCGCCCTCTGTACCGCCATCGCGGTACTCGACTCGGTACGCGACTCCGGCCAGGTGCCGCCGGAGAAGTTCGGCGACGTCGTCGCCCGCATCTCCTTCTTCGTCAACGCCGGCGTCCGGTTCGTCGAGGAGATGTGCAAACTGCGTGCCTTCGGCCAGCTCTGGGACGAGATCACCCGGGAGCGTTACGGGGTGACCAACGCCAAGCAGCGTCGCTTCCGCTACGGCGTCCAGGTGAACTCCCTCGGCCTCACCGAGGCGCAGCCGGAGAACAACGTCTACCGCATCCTGCTGGAGATGCTGGCCGTCACGATGTCGCGTGACGCCCGTGCGCGTGCCGTGCAGCTGCCGGCCTGGAACGAGGCGCTCGGGCTGCCGCGGGCCTGGGATCAGCAGTGGTCGATCCGGATGCAGCAGGTGCTGGCCTACGAGTCGGACCTGCTCGAGTACGGCGACCTCTTCGCCGGCTCCACGGTCGTCGAGGCGAAGGTGGCCGAGATCGCCGAAGGCGCGCGGGCCGAGGTGGCCCGGGTGCTGGAGATGGGTGGCGCGGTGGCCGCCGTCGAGTCCGGCTACATGAAGTCGGCGCTCGTCTCGTCGCTGGCTGACCGCCGGCGCCGGATGGAGTCCGGTGAGGACATCATCGTCGGCCTGAACAAGTGGACCGAATCCGAGCCGAACCCGCTCGTCGGTGGCGCCGACGGCGGCATCCTCACCGTCGACGCGGCGGTCGAGGGAGCGGCCAAGGAGGCCATCGTCGCCTGGCGCGCCGCCCGCGACGCCGAGGTGGTGGACGAGGCGCTGCGCGAGCTACGCGACGCAGCGAAGACTGATACCAACCTGATGGAGGCCTCTCTGGTCTGCGCGCGAGCCGGCGTGACGGTGGGCGAATGGTCAGGTGTGCTGCGCGAGGTCTTCGGCGAGTACCGTGCCCCGACCGGGGTGAGCGCGGCCAGCGGTGGCGGCAACGCCTCGGATCTGGACGGCGTTCGGGCGCGGGTCCGCCAGGTCGGGCAGGAGCTGGGTCGACCGCTGAAGTTCCTGGTCGGAAAGCCGGGCCTGGACGGGCACTCCAACGGTGCCGAGCAGATCGCGGTACGGGCCCGTGACGCCGGCTTCGAGGTGGTCTACTCCGGCATCCGCCTCACCCCGGCCCAGATCGTCGCCGCCGCGGTGGAGGAGGACGTCGACGTGGTCGGGCTCTCGGTCCTCTCCGGGTCACACCTGTCCGTGGTCCCAGACGTCGTCAACGGCCTACGCGCTGCGGGCCTGGATGACGTGCCGGTCGTGCTGGGCGGGATCATCCCCGACGCCGACGTGCCGTCGCTCATCGAATCCGGGGTGGCCCGGGTCTTCACGCCGAAGGACTTCGCCATCACCAACGTGCTGGACTCCGTCGTCGACGCCATCGTCGAAGCCCGCGCCGCGCACGCGGCGAACTAG
- the nucS gene encoding endonuclease NucS — MRVVIARCSVDYVGRLTAHLPLATRLLMVKADGSVLVHSDGGSYKPLNWMSPPCSLVEERAEDGVVWTITNKAREQLIVTIDEVMHDSTHDLGIDPGLVKDGVEAHLQVLLAQHISTLGEGFRLVRREFPTAIGPVDIMARDGAGLAVAIEIKRRGDIDGVEQLTRYLELLNRDPLLAPVRGVFAAQEIKPQARVLAGDRGIDCVVLDYESLRGADDPSLRLF, encoded by the coding sequence GTGCGCGTAGTCATTGCCAGATGCAGCGTCGACTATGTCGGACGGCTCACGGCTCACCTGCCCCTGGCGACCCGGCTGCTGATGGTGAAGGCCGACGGTTCGGTGCTGGTGCACTCCGACGGTGGCTCCTACAAGCCACTCAACTGGATGAGCCCACCCTGCTCACTGGTCGAGGAGCGCGCCGAGGATGGTGTCGTCTGGACCATCACCAACAAGGCGCGCGAACAGCTCATCGTCACCATCGACGAGGTCATGCATGACTCGACGCACGATCTCGGGATAGATCCGGGTCTGGTGAAGGACGGCGTCGAGGCGCACCTGCAGGTGCTGCTGGCCCAGCACATCTCGACGCTGGGCGAGGGCTTCCGGCTGGTTCGCCGTGAGTTCCCGACCGCCATCGGCCCAGTGGACATCATGGCCCGCGACGGTGCCGGCCTCGCCGTGGCGATCGAGATCAAGCGGCGTGGTGACATCGACGGCGTCGAGCAACTCACCCGCTACCTCGAACTGCTCAACCGCGACCCGCTGCTGGCCCCCGTGCGGGGGGTCTTCGCCGCCCAGGAGATCAAGCCGCAGGCGCGGGTGCTGGCCGGTGACCGGGGCATCGACTGCGTGGTGCTCGACTACGAGTCGCTGCGCGGCGCCGACGACCCGTCGCTGCGTCTCTTCTAA
- a CDS encoding enoyl-CoA hydratase-related protein — protein sequence MSVVLLADGPVEGVRVLTLNDPAKRNALSPALQSGLRDAVAQVRGDRSARALVVTGNGPAFSAGADLPAIFGDTDRTTGQLRDDLRGIYDSFLSVGELEIPTIAAVQGPAVGAGVILAMSCDIRIAAPIASFGVTFTKLGLHPGGGCTHYVVEALGAQRALALLLAGGAVRAEEALAAGMILEIAEDPLAAAVELAGRYAALDPSLARNIKRAVGIAGRGDFEQTLEFESWAQAESAQSAQFKAAVQSFVRK from the coding sequence ATGTCCGTAGTCCTACTGGCCGACGGTCCGGTCGAGGGCGTCCGCGTGCTGACCCTCAACGACCCGGCCAAGCGCAACGCCCTCTCGCCGGCACTGCAGAGCGGGCTGCGCGATGCGGTGGCCCAGGTGCGGGGTGACCGTTCGGCTCGGGCCCTCGTCGTCACCGGCAACGGCCCGGCCTTCAGCGCCGGCGCCGACCTGCCGGCCATCTTCGGTGATACCGACCGAACGACCGGGCAACTCCGCGACGACCTGCGGGGGATCTACGACAGTTTCCTGAGCGTCGGCGAGCTGGAGATCCCGACCATCGCCGCCGTCCAGGGGCCGGCCGTCGGCGCCGGGGTGATCCTGGCGATGTCCTGCGACATTCGTATCGCCGCCCCGATCGCCTCTTTCGGGGTCACCTTCACCAAGCTCGGGCTGCACCCGGGCGGTGGCTGCACCCACTACGTCGTCGAGGCGTTGGGGGCCCAGCGGGCGCTTGCCCTGCTGCTGGCCGGCGGCGCCGTACGGGCCGAGGAGGCGTTGGCCGCCGGCATGATCCTGGAGATCGCCGAGGACCCGCTGGCCGCGGCCGTCGAACTGGCCGGCCGCTATGCGGCGCTGGATCCGTCGCTGGCCCGAAACATCAAGCGGGCGGTCGGGATCGCCGGCCGGGGCGACTTCGAGCAGACCCTGGAGTTCGAGTCGTGGGCGCAGGCCGAGTCGGCGCAGAGCGCGCAGTTCAAGGCGGCCGTGCAGAGCTTCGTCCGCAAGTAA
- a CDS encoding 3-hydroxyacyl-CoA dehydrogenase family protein, translating to MSREFSQVGVVGLGTMGAGIAEVLARNGISVLAVERDDAAIEAGQAHIEQSTERAVSRGKLTADERFTLLDSITYATELKALGDADLVIEAVPESLELKKSIFATLDEICKPEAILATNTSSLSVTEIAVATGRPGKVVGLHFFNPAPVMKLVEIVRSVVTEADVVEDVEAFAQSLDKTDVTIGDRAGFIANALLFGYLNHAAAMYESRYASREDIDAAMRLGCGLPMGPLAVLDLIGLDTAAEILDTIYKQTRDRLYAPTPIFKQMITAGLLGRKSGRGFYSYETPGSSAVIADALTPVAGGAVAGARSISKVGVVGSGTMATGIIEVFAKAGYEVLFVARSEQKVAGVIAAITKSLEKAVSRGKLSEEKRDAALALVSGTSSAEDLSGVELVVEAVVEDLAVKQELFATLDRVCQPGTILATTTSSLPVIEVAAVTSRPADVIGMHFFNPAAIMRLVEVVTTVSTDSAVEATVLDVTAKIGKHAVRCGDRAGFIVNALLFPYLNDAVKMLEAHYASADDIDTAMKVGCGYPMGPFQLLDVVGNDVSLAIQRTLYNEFREPGYAPAPLLEHLVTAGRLGRKTGKGFRDYS from the coding sequence ATGAGCCGCGAATTTTCTCAGGTTGGCGTTGTCGGTCTCGGCACGATGGGCGCGGGAATCGCCGAGGTGCTGGCCCGTAACGGCATATCGGTGCTGGCCGTCGAGCGGGATGACGCTGCGATCGAGGCTGGTCAGGCGCACATCGAGCAGTCCACCGAGCGCGCCGTCTCGCGCGGCAAGCTGACCGCCGACGAACGCTTCACCCTGCTCGACAGCATCACCTATGCGACCGAGCTCAAGGCGCTCGGTGACGCGGATCTGGTCATCGAGGCGGTGCCGGAGTCGTTGGAGCTGAAGAAGTCCATCTTTGCGACGCTGGACGAGATCTGTAAGCCTGAGGCGATCCTGGCCACCAACACCTCCTCCCTCTCAGTCACCGAGATCGCGGTCGCCACCGGTCGTCCGGGCAAGGTTGTTGGCCTGCACTTCTTCAACCCGGCACCGGTCATGAAGCTGGTCGAGATCGTCCGGAGCGTCGTCACCGAAGCCGATGTGGTTGAGGACGTCGAGGCTTTCGCGCAGTCACTGGACAAGACCGATGTGACGATCGGCGATCGCGCCGGGTTCATCGCCAACGCGCTGCTCTTCGGTTACCTCAACCACGCCGCCGCGATGTACGAATCGCGCTACGCCAGCCGCGAGGACATCGACGCTGCGATGCGTCTGGGCTGCGGCCTGCCGATGGGCCCGCTGGCCGTCCTGGATCTGATCGGTCTTGACACGGCCGCGGAGATTCTGGACACCATCTACAAGCAGACCCGTGACCGTCTCTACGCTCCGACGCCGATCTTCAAGCAGATGATCACTGCGGGACTGCTGGGGCGTAAGTCTGGCCGCGGCTTCTACAGCTACGAGACGCCGGGCTCCTCCGCCGTCATTGCCGACGCCCTCACCCCGGTCGCCGGTGGGGCCGTCGCCGGTGCCCGCAGCATCAGCAAGGTCGGTGTCGTCGGTTCGGGCACGATGGCCACCGGAATCATCGAGGTCTTCGCGAAGGCCGGCTACGAGGTGCTCTTCGTCGCGCGCAGCGAGCAGAAGGTGGCCGGTGTCATCGCCGCCATCACCAAGTCGCTGGAGAAGGCCGTCTCCCGCGGCAAGCTGTCGGAGGAGAAGCGGGATGCCGCGCTGGCCCTGGTCAGCGGCACCAGCAGCGCTGAGGACCTATCCGGGGTCGAGCTCGTCGTCGAGGCCGTCGTCGAGGATCTGGCCGTCAAGCAGGAACTCTTCGCCACGCTCGACCGGGTCTGCCAGCCTGGCACCATCCTGGCCACCACGACCTCCAGCCTGCCGGTGATCGAGGTCGCGGCCGTGACCTCGCGGCCGGCCGACGTCATCGGCATGCATTTCTTCAACCCGGCCGCGATCATGCGCCTGGTCGAGGTCGTCACCACCGTCTCCACCGACAGTGCCGTGGAGGCGACGGTCCTGGACGTTACGGCGAAGATCGGCAAGCACGCGGTGCGCTGTGGTGACCGGGCGGGCTTCATCGTCAACGCCCTCCTCTTCCCGTACCTCAACGATGCGGTGAAGATGCTGGAGGCGCACTACGCCAGCGCAGATGACATCGACACCGCGATGAAGGTCGGCTGCGGCTACCCGATGGGTCCGTTCCAGCTGCTCGACGTGGTCGGCAACGATGTGTCACTGGCTATCCAGCGAACCCTCTACAACGAGTTCCGCGAGCCGGGCTACGCCCCGGCGCCGCTGCTGGAGCACCTGGTCACCGCCGGGCGGCTCGGCCGCAAGACCGGCAAGGGATTCCGCGACTACAGCTAA
- a CDS encoding ATP/GTP-binding protein translates to MPRQNRRRADEPRSGNGPGLAAQRSESWRGEEYTVRSVTAARGEKSYRCPGCDQIVQGSVPHVVAWPTYDSEASDRRHWHTTCWTARDRRAPGIQRSRSAPRF, encoded by the coding sequence GTGCCCCGCCAGAACCGACGACGCGCTGACGAGCCCCGATCCGGGAACGGACCGGGGCTCGCAGCGCAGCGCAGCGAATCGTGGCGGGGCGAGGAGTACACCGTCCGCAGTGTCACCGCGGCGCGTGGCGAGAAGAGCTATCGCTGCCCTGGGTGCGACCAGATCGTGCAGGGCAGCGTGCCGCATGTGGTGGCGTGGCCGACTTATGACTCCGAGGCCTCTGACCGCCGGCACTGGCATACGACCTGCTGGACGGCCCGGGACCGGCGTGCGCCGGGGATACAGCGCTCGCGGTCGGCGCCGAGATTCTGA
- a CDS encoding MFS transporter yields the protein MRISPVRRALLSLAVGGFGIGTGEFVIFGLLPNVAHDLNVSIPRAGELISAYAIGVVVGAPLLTIATVRLPRKQLLIGLMCFFALGNFLSSVAPTFNLVLLARFCTGLPHGAFFGVGSVVAASLVDVSKRSAAMAVMFTGLTVANVVGVPMTTLLGQHVGWRLIFALVGVIGLIAAASMAIFVPAVGVGDTRSVRSEFQVFKKLQVWLALAIAIFGGGGLFATFSYIAPMMIHVAGFAEGSVTWLLVLFGLGMTVGNLVGARLADRLPMVSIYLAISAEIAISLLFVLTSHNKFTAAITIFMFPATSLAMLPALQNRLINLGQGAPNLAAAAIQAAFNIANSLGAWLGGIAIAAGLGYNSPNVVAAGLCSIGLAIALMAGWLDRSKHEGSTPTSAPKAAGDEPHSELVTV from the coding sequence ATGCGCATCAGCCCTGTCCGTCGCGCGCTGCTCTCTCTCGCCGTCGGCGGATTCGGCATCGGCACCGGCGAGTTCGTCATCTTCGGGCTGCTGCCCAACGTGGCCCATGACCTCAACGTCTCCATCCCACGCGCCGGCGAGCTCATCTCCGCCTACGCCATCGGCGTCGTCGTCGGCGCCCCGCTGCTGACCATCGCCACGGTCCGGCTCCCCCGCAAGCAGTTGCTCATCGGACTGATGTGCTTCTTCGCGCTGGGCAACTTTCTCTCCAGTGTCGCCCCGACCTTCAACCTGGTGCTGCTGGCCCGCTTCTGTACCGGCCTGCCCCACGGTGCGTTCTTCGGAGTCGGATCAGTGGTGGCGGCGAGTCTGGTCGACGTCTCCAAGCGAAGCGCGGCGATGGCCGTCATGTTCACCGGCCTCACGGTGGCCAATGTTGTCGGCGTCCCAATGACGACGCTGCTGGGCCAGCACGTGGGGTGGCGTCTCATCTTCGCCCTTGTCGGCGTGATCGGTTTGATCGCCGCGGCGAGCATGGCGATCTTCGTACCCGCAGTGGGTGTCGGTGACACCCGATCGGTGCGAAGCGAGTTCCAGGTCTTCAAGAAGCTTCAGGTGTGGCTGGCGCTGGCCATCGCGATCTTCGGCGGCGGCGGCCTCTTCGCCACCTTCAGCTACATCGCGCCGATGATGATCCACGTCGCCGGCTTCGCCGAGGGAAGCGTCACCTGGCTGCTGGTTCTCTTCGGCTTGGGCATGACGGTCGGCAACCTGGTCGGTGCCCGGCTGGCCGATCGCCTCCCGATGGTCAGCATCTACCTGGCTATCTCGGCCGAGATAGCCATCTCGCTTCTCTTCGTGCTGACCTCGCACAACAAGTTCACCGCAGCGATAACGATCTTCATGTTCCCAGCCACCAGCCTGGCCATGCTGCCGGCCCTGCAGAACCGTCTGATCAACCTGGGGCAGGGTGCGCCAAACCTGGCCGCGGCAGCGATCCAGGCCGCCTTTAATATCGCCAACTCTCTGGGCGCCTGGCTCGGAGGCATCGCTATCGCCGCTGGGCTGGGCTACAACTCCCCCAACGTCGTGGCGGCCGGACTCTGCAGCATCGGCCTGGCCATCGCGCTGATGGCCGGCTGGTTGGACCGCAGCAAGCATGAAGGCAGCACCCCCACGTCGGCCCCGAAGGCCGCCGGCGACGAGCCCCACTCCGAGCTCGTCACCGTCTGA
- a CDS encoding DivIVA domain-containing protein → MSIDNPSDVLPMFDDRGFDAAMRGYDRRQVDQHLAKLDEEIRLLAGERDSATGRSADLAAQLASSNAQVESLRRQLRAATEQVTEENVDPKARAILDSAQREATRERAEADAYVLESRQAADEAAARIVLTARAEADQIVADATERLTEADETFRRRIAEAERIRDETVSQAESAVIQAQAEEDRLTQEAAIKRAELDDASAEVRARLDAESTAAIAASEQEAEAHRATATEDFEIALRARRRAEADKSAAEIATAQAEAAKVVADAHAEADRLITDATGKVNDLDSYAAGLHADLSQLHGRLGVVIATAPAPTVSKPRHYDGE, encoded by the coding sequence ATGAGCATCGATAATCCGTCTGATGTCCTGCCCATGTTCGACGACCGCGGTTTCGACGCCGCCATGCGCGGCTACGACCGTCGTCAGGTCGATCAGCATCTAGCGAAGCTCGACGAAGAGATTCGGCTCCTGGCCGGCGAACGGGACTCTGCCACCGGGCGCAGCGCGGACCTGGCGGCTCAGCTGGCCAGTTCGAACGCCCAGGTTGAGTCACTACGGCGCCAACTCCGAGCGGCGACCGAACAGGTCACCGAGGAGAACGTCGATCCGAAGGCGCGGGCCATCCTCGACTCCGCTCAGCGCGAAGCGACGCGCGAGCGAGCCGAGGCCGACGCCTACGTGCTGGAGTCGAGGCAGGCCGCCGACGAGGCCGCCGCCCGGATCGTGCTCACCGCGCGGGCCGAGGCCGACCAGATCGTCGCCGACGCGACCGAGCGCCTGACCGAGGCCGACGAGACATTCCGTCGCCGCATCGCCGAGGCCGAGCGGATCCGCGACGAGACGGTGAGCCAGGCCGAGTCAGCCGTGATCCAGGCGCAGGCCGAAGAGGACCGCCTGACGCAGGAGGCTGCGATCAAGCGCGCGGAGTTGGATGACGCATCGGCCGAGGTACGGGCTCGCCTGGACGCTGAGTCCACCGCCGCGATCGCCGCTTCGGAGCAGGAGGCTGAAGCGCACCGCGCCACCGCGACCGAGGACTTCGAGATCGCGCTGCGCGCCCGCCGGCGAGCGGAGGCCGACAAGTCCGCGGCCGAGATCGCAACGGCTCAGGCCGAGGCCGCGAAGGTGGTCGCCGATGCGCACGCCGAAGCCGATCGGTTGATCACCGATGCGACCGGCAAGGTCAACGACCTCGACTCCTACGCCGCCGGCTTGCACGCCGACTTGAGCCAACTGCACGGGCGGCTCGGTGTGGTCATCGCCACCGCGCCTGCACCGACGGTGAGCAAGCCGCGCCATTACGATGGTGAGTAG